One part of the Lycium ferocissimum isolate CSIRO_LF1 chromosome 8, AGI_CSIRO_Lferr_CH_V1, whole genome shotgun sequence genome encodes these proteins:
- the LOC132066760 gene encoding clavaminate synthase-like protein At3g21360: protein MEYTCKDFKVGKCEGEKLVDGETMPLVLNPIEPNKNDIKSLLEALDNNKEWFDNMITKNSAVLLRGFDVQNAQNFNDIIETFGWEDIRYVGPAPRTHIYKRVWTANEGPLSEFIYYHHEMVLIKEFPKKVILYCEIPPPEGGETPFVPSFRVTERMIEEFPEAVEEIEKKGLKYTFSAPSKNDEGSMRGRGWEDTFGTSDPAEAERRAKALGMEMEWLPNGGVKAILGPRYLTKVFDGRKGRRMWFNTLVGMYGKDISSAMMFDGTEIPKEIVKKCEEIIEEESIQFKWQKNDVLFLDNLATLHGRRPSLPPRKVLVATCK, encoded by the exons ATGGAATACACTTGCAAGGATTTTAAGGTGGGCAAatgtgaaggagaaaaattggTAGATGGTGAAACTATGCCATTAGTTCTAAACCCTATTGAACCAAACAAGAATGACATCAAATCATTGCTTGAAGCTTTGGACAATAACAAGGAATGGTTTGATAATATGATCACAAAAAATAGTGCTGTTCTTCTAAGAGGATTTGATGTGCAAAATGCACAAAATTTCAATGACATTATTGAAACTTTTGGTTGGGAAGATATTAGATATGTTGGACCAGCACCAAGGACACATATTTACAAGAGAGTATGGACTGCTAATGAAGGACCTCTTTCTGAAttcatatattatcatcatgAAATGGTCCTT ATAAAGGAATTCCCAAAGAAAGTGATACTGTACTGTGAAATACCACCACCAGAAGGTGGGGAAACACCCTTTGTTCCAAGTTTTAGAGTAACAGAAAGAATGATAGAGGAATTCCCAGAAGCTGttgaagaaatagaaaagaaaggacTGAAATATACATTCAGTGCTCCAAGTAAGAATGACGAAGGTTCCATGAGAGGCAGAGGCTGGGAGGATACTTTTGGTACTTCTGATCCTGCTGAAGCTGAAAGAAG GGCTAAAGCACTTGGAATGGAGATGGAATGGCTACCCAATGGTGGTGTAAAGGCGATCTTGGGACCAAGATATTTAACAAAGGTGTTTGATgggagaaaaggaagaagaatgtGGTTCAACACATTGGTTGGCATGTATGGTAAAGATATAAGCTCAGCCATGATGTTTGATGGAACTGAAATACCAAAGGAAATAGTAAAAAAATGTGAAGAGataattgaagaagaaagcatACAATTCAAATGGCAAAAGAATGATGTTCTCTTCCTTGATAACTTAGCTACACTTCATGGTAGAAGGCCTTCTCTTCCACCTAGGAAGGTCCTTGTTGCTACTTGCAAGTAA
- the LOC132066173 gene encoding uncharacterized protein LOC132066173: MNFQEPQDEQQHSVDSQLAMLHLNTTTTGIHHHNSTTEQQCHSFDSLNNQQQQQPHFSPEKTTLLPPISTTKTKKRYSNTRFSSSLEEPFPKRTATVTLLPTISTISNDNNNNHLQGFIKLPLENHRNLETQAFLKPQQFETSTTPSPAKPPLPPPLYRTFSDPTGSCSYKRKSPTPPPHHTLARTTSWSPNEESPTTMKSPNHYALTRTASWSSNGDSPTTMKSPNLTRTASWSPNVQELGVSINNGESPTAMRLKRMKDGMREMRQWCDLMIQEEDVQEETEPEENKIVKDDETESGGEPLCEEAVWVERMGSCLILHFKCPCGKGYQILLSGNNCYYKLTNF, translated from the exons ATGAATTTTCAAGAACCACAAGACGAACAACAACATTCAGTTGATTCTCAATTAGCCATGCTCCATctcaacaccaccaccaccggTATCCACCACCACAACTCCACCACAGAACAACAATGCCATTCTTTTGATTCCctcaataatcaacaacaacaacaaccacatttCTCACCCGAAAAAACTACCCTTTTACCACCCATTTCCACTACTAAGACAAAGAAGAGATATTCAAACACTCGTTTCTCTTCATCTCTTGAAGAACCCTTTCCGAAAAGAACTGCCACTGTCACCCTTTTACCAACCATTTCCACCATAtccaatgacaacaacaacaaccatttgCAAGGATTCATCAAACTCCCACTTGAAAACCACCGTAATCTTGAAACTCAGGCTTTCTTGAAACCCCAACAGTTTGAAACTTCAACAACTCCATCTCCAGCAAAGCCACCATTACCACCACCACTTTATCGGACTTTTTCTGACCCGACAGGTTCTTGTTCTTACAAGAGAAAATCGCCTACTCCGCCACCTCACCATACCCTTGCAAGAACAACTAGTTGGTCACCAAATGAGGAATCTCCAACTACTATG AAGTCCCCTAATCACTATGCTCTCACAAGAACAGCTAGTTGGTCATCAAATGGAGATTCTCCAACTACTATG AAATCTCCTAATCTTACAAGAACAGCTAGTTGGTCACCAAATGTTCAAGAATTAGGTGTCTCTATTAACAATGGAGAATCTCCTACTGCAATG AGGCTGAAGAGAATGAAGGATGGAATGAGAGAAATGAGACAATGGTGTGACCTTATGATTCAAGAAGAAGATGTTCAAGAAGAAACTGAACCTGAAGAAAACAAGATTGTAAAG GATGATGAGACAGAGAGTGGAGGAGAACCATTGTGTGAGGAAGCAGTGTGGGTTGAGAGAATGGGAAGCTGTCTGATACTTCATTTCAAATGTCCCTGTGGTAAAGGCTATCAGATTCTGCTAAGTGGAAATAATTGCTACTATAAACTCACCAATTTCTGA
- the LOC132067727 gene encoding protein decapping 5: protein MAAESSSAGRSSGGGGSTTADSYIGSLISLTSKSEIRYEGILYNINTDESSIGLRNVRSFGTEGRKKDGPQVPPSDKIYEYILFRGSDIKDLQVKSSPPLQPTPAINNDPAIIQSHYPRPPTTSASLPAAVGGSLTDLSSHSAQPGHPGSAFQSGLPLYQPGGNIGSWGPSPPPPNAGAGGLGMPMYWQGFYSAPNGLPQMQQQSLLRPPPGLAMPPSMPQPPSMPQMQFSGFNSSLPTGGSSLQASNLPEYPSSLMPTTTSLTSGTLPTATLPSSVSPLQPVVPATETISSLSKKASVSAIPASTLSASLPTLPPLTTSPDVNPVVPPVSIKPNPVPSPTLSQSVSTVVGPSSSNLAETPTPSLVTPGQLLQSGPIDVPSTQSSQTAQKDVEVVQVLPTPSSEPPAPVKAEAQPPILPLPPQTRQQKTNGAPYQPRYNNYRGRGGRGMGVSRPVTKFDEDFDFMAMNEKFKKDEVWGHLGKSNREGDGNGSDEDISYIDYEDDLPKIDVKPVYNKDDFFDSLSSNALDHDSNHGRTRFSEQRKIDVETFGDFSRYRGGRGGRGPGRGGRSRGGYGNYGRGGYGSGNGNGYGYGYGYGGRGRGRGVPYRAS from the exons ATGGCGGCGGAGAGTTCATCGGCGGGTAGATCTAGTGGCGGCGGTGGATCAACAACGGCGGATTCATATATCGGTAGTTTAATTAGTTTGACTTCAAAGAGTGAGATCCGTTATGAAGGAATTCTATATAATATCAATACTGATGAGTCCAGTATCGGTCTTCGTAACG TAAGATCATTTGGAACAGAGggaagaaagaaggatggtccTCAAGTACCTCCAAGCGACAAGATTTATGAGTACATACTTTTTCGTGGAAGTGATATCAAG GATTTACAAGTTAAGTCTTCGCCACCTCTTCAACCTACACCAGCTATAAACAACGACCCAGCTATTATCCAG TCGCACTATCCTCGACCACCTACCACATCTGCAAGTTTACCTGCTGCTGTTGGTGGATCTTTGACGGATCTAAGTTCCCATTCTGCTCAGCCAGGACATCCTGGCTCAGCATTCCAAAGTGGCCTGCCTTTGTATCAACCTGGAGGGAATATAGGATCTTGGGGTCCATCACCTCCTCCTCCAAATGCCGGTGCTGGTGGACTTGGTATGCCAATGTATTGGCAAGGTTTTTATAGTGCACCTAATGGACTACCACAAATGCAGCAACAATCTTTGCTTCGTCCTCCTCCTGGACTTGCCATGCCTCCTTCCATGCCGCAGCCTCCTTCCATGCCGCAAATGCAGTTTTCTGGTTTCAATTCGTCTTTGCCAACTGGAGGATCAAGCCTACAAGCGTCTAACTTGCCAGAATACCCTTCTTCATTGATGCCTACAACTACTAGTTTAACCTCTGGCACTTTACCTACTGCTACTTTGCCTTCCAGTGTGTCCCCTCTGCAACCTGTGGTACCTGCCACTGAAACAATATCCAGCCTTTCAAAGAAGGCTTCTGTATCTGCTATCCCTGCGTCGACATTAAGTGCTAGTTTACCGACTTTACCTCCTTTGACAACAAGTCCTGATGTAAATCCTGTTGTTCCGCCAGTATCTATTAAACCCAACCCAGTACCTAGCCCAACTTTGTCTCAGTCTGTATCTACTGTTGTGGGGCCATCCAGTTCTAATCTAGCGGAGACACCCACACCGTCGCTGGTAACACCAGGGCAGCTGTTGCAATCTGGACCAATTGATGTTCCATCAACTCAATCTTCGCAGACAGCTCAAAAAGATGTAGAAGTGGTTCAAGTATTGCCCACACCATCTTCAGAACCTCCAGCTCCTGTTAAAGCAGAAGCTCAGCCACCAATATTACCATTACCACCTCAGACCCGTCAACAGAAG acAAATGGAGCTCCATATCAGCCGCGTTACAACAACTACAGAGGGCGTGGTGGAAGAGGAATGGGG GTTTCAAGACCAGTAACAAAGTTTGATGAGGATTTTGATTTTATGGCCATGAACGAGAAGTTCAAGAAAGATGAAGTATGGGGTCATCTTGGCAAAAGTAACAGAGAAGGAGATGGAAATGGCAGTGATGAGGATATTTCTTACATTGACTACGAGGATGATCTTCCTAAGATTGATGTCAAG CCTGTTTACAATAAGGATGACTTTTTTGACTCTTTATCAAGTAATGCACTTGACCATGACTCAAATCATGGAAGGACCAGGTTTTCTGAGCAAAGGAAGATAGATGTTGAG ACATTCGGAGATTTCTCAAGATACAGGGGCGGCCGTGGTGGTCGTGGTCCTGGACGTGGTGGACGTTCTCGAGGAGGATATGGAAATTATGGAAGGGGAGGATATGGAAGTGGAAACGGAAATGGATATGGATATGGTTATGGCTATGGTGGTAGGGGCAGAGGCCGTGGTGTGCCATACCGTGCTTCGTAA